Proteins encoded within one genomic window of Canis lupus familiaris isolate Mischka breed German Shepherd chromosome 12, alternate assembly UU_Cfam_GSD_1.0, whole genome shotgun sequence:
- the VARS2 gene encoding valine--tRNA ligase, mitochondrial isoform X7, producing the protein MLRVWSASPPLQTLLMPRSPLASLPSRCWGLGPSQALRRSHPLSTQSEPCRSSLSRRNHEAKQKRQREKQMALEAGITPKGKAPAGSSKAWTPKEVVLYEVPTEPGEKKDVYRLLPPAYSPRYVEAAWYSWWVREGFFKPEYQTRLPQATGETFSMCIPPPNVTGSLHIGHALTVAIQDALVRWHRMRGDQVLWIPGSDHAGIATQAVVEKQLWKERGMRRHELSREKFLREVWKWKDEKGGEISEQLQALGASLDWDRECFTMDAGFSVAVTEAFVRLYEAGLLYRSQQLVNWSCTLRSAISDIEVESRPLPGHTELQLPGCPTPVSFGLLVSVAFPVDGEPDAEVVVGTTRPETLPGDVAVAVHPDDSRYTHLHGRQLRHPLTGQLLPLITDSTVQPHVGTGAVKVTPAHSPADAELGARHGLSPLSVIAEDGTMTSLCGDWLQGLHRFVAREKIISALRERGLFRGLQNHPMVLPICSRSGDVIEYLLKSQWFVRCREMGDRAAQMQVRCRKGSSNGLSVQAVESGALELSPSFHQKNWQHWFSHIGDWCVSRQLWWGHRIPAYLVVEEHMKGDGEDCWVVGRTETEARKIAAELTGRSEAELTLQRDPDVLDTWFSSALFPFAALGWPQETPDLARFYPLSLLETGSDLLLFWVGRMVMLGTQLTGQLPFTKVLLHSMVRDGQGRKMSKSLGNVLDPRDIISGVELQVLQEKLKDGNLDSTELAIAAAAQLCRHLPPLLSLWLQRKDFPHGIPECGTDALRFALCSHRALGGDVHLSVSEVLSSRHFCNKIWNALRFILNALGEGFVPQPAEELSPSSPTDAWILSRLAHTAQECERAFLARELPLITHALHHFWLHSLCDVYLL; encoded by the exons ATGCTGCGGGTCTGGAGCGCCTCTCCGCCTTTGCAGACACTCCTGATGCCTCGTTCGCCCTTGGCCTCGCTTCCATCACGGTGCTGGGGGCTCGGGCCCTCTCAGGCCCTCCGCAGGTCCCACCCTCTCTCTACCCAGTCAGAGCCGTGCCGGTCCTCCCTCTCCCGGAGGAACCATGAAGCCAAACAGAAGCGCCAGCGGGAGAAGCAGATGGCGCTGGAGGCTGGGATCACCCCGAAGGGCAAG GCACCTGCAGGATCCAGTAAGGCCTGGACTCCTAAGGAGGTAGTGTTGTATGAAGTCCCCACGGAACCGGGTGAAAAGAAAG ATGTGTAccgcctcctgcctcctgcatACAGTCCTCGCTACGTTGAGGCGGCCTGGTACTCCTGGTGGGTGCGAGAGGGCTTCTTCAAACCGGAGTATCAG ACCAGGCTGCCCCAGGCCACAGGGGAGACGTTTTCCATGTGTATCCCACCTCCCAATGTCACTGGCTCCCTACATATCGGTCATGCACTGACAGTAGCCATACAGGATGCCCTGGTGCGCTG GCACCGGATGCGTGGGGATCAGGTGCTATGGATCCCTGGCTCAGATCATGCAGGAATTGCTACACAA GCTGTGGTGGAGAAGCAACTGTGGAAGGAGCGAGGAATGAGGAGACATGAACTGAGCCGGGAAAAATTCCTTAGGGAGGTGTGGAAGTGGAAGGACGA GAAAGGTGGAGAGATCAGTGAGCAGCTCCAAGCTCTGGGGGCCTCCCTGGACTGGGACCGAGAGTGCTTCACTATGGATGCT GGCTTCTCAGTGGCCGTGACCGAAGCTTTTGTGCGACTCTACGAGGCAGGATTGTTGTACCGGAGCCAGCAGCTTGTCAACTGGTCCTGCACTTTAAGATCAGCCATCTCGGATATTGAg GTGGAGAGCCGGCCCCTGCCTGGCCACACGGAGCTTCAACTGCCTGGCTGCCCCACTCCTGTGTCTTTTGGCCTCCTTGTGTCTGTGGCCTTCCCTGTGGATGGAGAGCCTG ATGCAGAGGTCGTGGTAGGAACTACAAGGCCAGAGACGTTGCCTGGAGACGTTGCTGTGGCTGTTCATCCCGACGACTCCCGATACACA CACCTGCATGGGCGACAGCTTCGTCACCCCTTGACTGGGCAGCTTCTCCCCCTCATCACAGACTCCACTGTTCAGCCACATGTGGGCACAG GGGCAGTGAAGGTGACTCCAGCGCATAGCCCTGCTGATGCTGAGCTGGGGGCCCGACACGGCTTGAGCCCTCTGAGTGTCATCGCGGAGGATGGCACCATGACCTCTCTCTGTGGGGACTGGCTacag GGTCTTCACCGATTTGTGGCCCGGGAAAAAATTATATCTGCGCTGCGGGAGCGGGGCCTGTTCCGGGGCCTCCAGAACCACCCCATGGTGCTTCCTATTTGCAG cCGTTCTGGGGACGTGATAGAATATCTACTGAAGAGCCAGTGGTTTGTCCGCTGCCGGGAGATGGGGGACCGAGCTGCCCAG ATGCAAGTGAGGTGCAGGAAGGGAAGCTCTAACGGCCTTTCTGTTCAGGCCGTGGAGTCAGGGGCTCTGGAGCTCAGTCCATCCTTCCACCAGAAGAACTGGCAGCACTGGTTTTCCCACATCGG GGACTGGTGTGTCTCCCGGCAGCTGTGGTGGGGCCATCGGATTCCCGCCTACCTGGTTGTAGAGGAGCACATGAAG GGTGATGGAGAAGACTGTTGGGTGGTTGGGCGGACAGAGACCGAGGCCAGAAAAATAGCTGCAGAACTGACTGGGAGATCAGAGGCAGAGCTGACCCTGCAGAGGG ATCCTGATGTCCTGGACACATGGTTCTCTTCggctcttttcccctttgctgcCTTGGGCTGGCCCCAAGAG ACCCCAGACCTTGCTCGTTTCTACCCCCTGTCACTTTTGGAAACAGGCAGTGATCTCCTGTTGTTCTGGGTGGGCCGCATGGTCATGTTGGGGACACAGCTCACAGGGCAGCTCCCCTTCACCAAG GTGCTTCTTCATTCCATGGTTCGGGACGGGCAGGGCCGGAAGATGAGCAAGTCCCTGGGGAATGTATTGGACCCACGAGACATCATCAGTGGGGTGGAACTGCAG GTGCTGCAGGAAAAGCTGAAGGACGGGAACTTGGACTCCACAGAGCTGGCGATTGCGGCTGCGGCACAG CTGTGTAGGCATCTGCCACCCCTCTTATCCCTCTGGTTGCAGAGGAAGGACTTCCCTCATGGGATCCCTGAGTGTGGGACAGATGCCCTGCGATTTGCCCTGTGCTCCCACAGGGCCTTGG GGGGCGATGTACACTTGTCCGTCTCTGAGGTCTTGAGTTCCCGGCATTTCTGCAACAAAATCTGGAATGCCCTGCGTTTTATCCTCAATGCCTTAGGAGAGGGATTTGTACCGCAGCCTGCAGAGGAG CTATCCCCCTCATCCCCCACGGACGCCTGGATCCTGAGCCGTCTGGCCCACACTGCCCAGGAGTGTGAGCGAGCCTTCCTTGCTCGGGAGCTGCCACTCATCACCCATGCCCTCCACCACTTCTGGCTCCACAGCCTCTGTGATGTCTACTTG CTGTGA
- the VARS2 gene encoding valine--tRNA ligase, mitochondrial isoform X6: MLRVWSASPPLQTLLMPRSPLASLPSRCWGLGPSQALRRSHPLSTQSEPCRSSLSRRNHEAKQKRQREKQMALEAGITPKGKAPAGSSKAWTPKEVVLYEVPTEPGEKKDVYRLLPPAYSPRYVEAAWYSWWVREGFFKPEYQTRLPQATGETFSMCIPPPNVTGSLHIGHALTVAIQDALVRWHRMRGDQVLWIPGSDHAGIATQAVVEKQLWKERGMRRHELSREKFLREVWKWKDEKGGEISEQLQALGASLDWDRECFTMDAGFSVAVTEAFVRLYEAGLLYRSQQLVNWSCTLRSAISDIEVESRPLPGHTELQLPGCPTPVSFGLLVSVAFPVDGEPDAEVVVGTTRPETLPGDVAVAVHPDDSRYTHLHGRQLRHPLTGQLLPLITDSTVQPHVGTGAVKVTPAHSPADAELGARHGLSPLSVIAEDGTMTSLCGDWLQGLHRFVAREKIISALRERGLFRGLQNHPMVLPICSRSGDVIEYLLKSQWFVRCREMGDRAAQMQVRCRKGSSNGLSVQAVESGALELSPSFHQKNWQHWFSHIGDWCVSRQLWWGHRIPAYLVVEEHMKGDGEDCWVVGRTETEARKIAAELTGRSEAELTLQRDPDVLDTWFSSALFPFAALGWPQETPDLARFYPLSLLETGSDLLLFWVGRMVMLGTQLTGQLPFTKVLLHSMVRDGQGRKMSKSLGNVLDPRDIISGVELQVLQEKLKDGNLDSTELAIAAAAQLCRHLPPLLSLWLQRKDFPHGIPECGTDALRFALCSHRALGGDVHLSVSEVLSSRHFCNKIWNALRFILNALGEGFVPQPAEELSPSSPTDAWILSRLAHTAQECERAFLARELPLITHALHHFWLHSLCDVYLEAVKPVLSHSPHPQGPPQVLFSCADVGLRLLAPLMPFLAEELWQRLPPRPGSNSAPSISVAPYPTTHSLEHWRQPALEQHFSQVQEAVQVLRALRATYQLTKARPRGPGGPPGPSGSASCPKTQVAEAAGWPHGLDPIRGRGRD, from the exons ATGCTGCGGGTCTGGAGCGCCTCTCCGCCTTTGCAGACACTCCTGATGCCTCGTTCGCCCTTGGCCTCGCTTCCATCACGGTGCTGGGGGCTCGGGCCCTCTCAGGCCCTCCGCAGGTCCCACCCTCTCTCTACCCAGTCAGAGCCGTGCCGGTCCTCCCTCTCCCGGAGGAACCATGAAGCCAAACAGAAGCGCCAGCGGGAGAAGCAGATGGCGCTGGAGGCTGGGATCACCCCGAAGGGCAAG GCACCTGCAGGATCCAGTAAGGCCTGGACTCCTAAGGAGGTAGTGTTGTATGAAGTCCCCACGGAACCGGGTGAAAAGAAAG ATGTGTAccgcctcctgcctcctgcatACAGTCCTCGCTACGTTGAGGCGGCCTGGTACTCCTGGTGGGTGCGAGAGGGCTTCTTCAAACCGGAGTATCAG ACCAGGCTGCCCCAGGCCACAGGGGAGACGTTTTCCATGTGTATCCCACCTCCCAATGTCACTGGCTCCCTACATATCGGTCATGCACTGACAGTAGCCATACAGGATGCCCTGGTGCGCTG GCACCGGATGCGTGGGGATCAGGTGCTATGGATCCCTGGCTCAGATCATGCAGGAATTGCTACACAA GCTGTGGTGGAGAAGCAACTGTGGAAGGAGCGAGGAATGAGGAGACATGAACTGAGCCGGGAAAAATTCCTTAGGGAGGTGTGGAAGTGGAAGGACGA GAAAGGTGGAGAGATCAGTGAGCAGCTCCAAGCTCTGGGGGCCTCCCTGGACTGGGACCGAGAGTGCTTCACTATGGATGCT GGCTTCTCAGTGGCCGTGACCGAAGCTTTTGTGCGACTCTACGAGGCAGGATTGTTGTACCGGAGCCAGCAGCTTGTCAACTGGTCCTGCACTTTAAGATCAGCCATCTCGGATATTGAg GTGGAGAGCCGGCCCCTGCCTGGCCACACGGAGCTTCAACTGCCTGGCTGCCCCACTCCTGTGTCTTTTGGCCTCCTTGTGTCTGTGGCCTTCCCTGTGGATGGAGAGCCTG ATGCAGAGGTCGTGGTAGGAACTACAAGGCCAGAGACGTTGCCTGGAGACGTTGCTGTGGCTGTTCATCCCGACGACTCCCGATACACA CACCTGCATGGGCGACAGCTTCGTCACCCCTTGACTGGGCAGCTTCTCCCCCTCATCACAGACTCCACTGTTCAGCCACATGTGGGCACAG GGGCAGTGAAGGTGACTCCAGCGCATAGCCCTGCTGATGCTGAGCTGGGGGCCCGACACGGCTTGAGCCCTCTGAGTGTCATCGCGGAGGATGGCACCATGACCTCTCTCTGTGGGGACTGGCTacag GGTCTTCACCGATTTGTGGCCCGGGAAAAAATTATATCTGCGCTGCGGGAGCGGGGCCTGTTCCGGGGCCTCCAGAACCACCCCATGGTGCTTCCTATTTGCAG cCGTTCTGGGGACGTGATAGAATATCTACTGAAGAGCCAGTGGTTTGTCCGCTGCCGGGAGATGGGGGACCGAGCTGCCCAG ATGCAAGTGAGGTGCAGGAAGGGAAGCTCTAACGGCCTTTCTGTTCAGGCCGTGGAGTCAGGGGCTCTGGAGCTCAGTCCATCCTTCCACCAGAAGAACTGGCAGCACTGGTTTTCCCACATCGG GGACTGGTGTGTCTCCCGGCAGCTGTGGTGGGGCCATCGGATTCCCGCCTACCTGGTTGTAGAGGAGCACATGAAG GGTGATGGAGAAGACTGTTGGGTGGTTGGGCGGACAGAGACCGAGGCCAGAAAAATAGCTGCAGAACTGACTGGGAGATCAGAGGCAGAGCTGACCCTGCAGAGGG ATCCTGATGTCCTGGACACATGGTTCTCTTCggctcttttcccctttgctgcCTTGGGCTGGCCCCAAGAG ACCCCAGACCTTGCTCGTTTCTACCCCCTGTCACTTTTGGAAACAGGCAGTGATCTCCTGTTGTTCTGGGTGGGCCGCATGGTCATGTTGGGGACACAGCTCACAGGGCAGCTCCCCTTCACCAAG GTGCTTCTTCATTCCATGGTTCGGGACGGGCAGGGCCGGAAGATGAGCAAGTCCCTGGGGAATGTATTGGACCCACGAGACATCATCAGTGGGGTGGAACTGCAG GTGCTGCAGGAAAAGCTGAAGGACGGGAACTTGGACTCCACAGAGCTGGCGATTGCGGCTGCGGCACAG CTGTGTAGGCATCTGCCACCCCTCTTATCCCTCTGGTTGCAGAGGAAGGACTTCCCTCATGGGATCCCTGAGTGTGGGACAGATGCCCTGCGATTTGCCCTGTGCTCCCACAGGGCCTTGG GGGGCGATGTACACTTGTCCGTCTCTGAGGTCTTGAGTTCCCGGCATTTCTGCAACAAAATCTGGAATGCCCTGCGTTTTATCCTCAATGCCTTAGGAGAGGGATTTGTACCGCAGCCTGCAGAGGAG CTATCCCCCTCATCCCCCACGGACGCCTGGATCCTGAGCCGTCTGGCCCACACTGCCCAGGAGTGTGAGCGAGCCTTCCTTGCTCGGGAGCTGCCACTCATCACCCATGCCCTCCACCACTTCTGGCTCCACAGCCTCTGTGATGTCTACTTG GAAGCTGTGAAGCCAGTGCTTTCGCACTCGCCCCATCCCCAAGGCCCGCCTCAGGTCCTGTTCTCCTGCGCTGATGTGGGTCTCCGCCTCCTCGCCCCACTGATGCCCTTCCTGGCTGAAGAGCTCTGGCAGAGGCTGCCACCCAGGCCTGGCAGCAACTCTGCCCCTAGCATCTCTGTTGCTCCCTACCCCACCACCCATAGCTTG GAGCACTGGCGCCAGCCTGCGCTGGAACAACACTTCTCTCAGGTCCAGGAGGCTGTGCAGGTACTGAGGGCCCTCCGAGCCACGTACCAGCTCACCAAGGCCCGGCCCCGAG GGCCTGGTGGACCCCCAGGCCCATCTGGCTCTGCTAGCTGCCCGAAGACGCAAGTTGCAGAAGCAGCTGGATGGCCTCATGGCCTGGACCCCatcagggggagaggaagagactaA
- the VARS2 gene encoding valine--tRNA ligase, mitochondrial isoform X1, translated as MLRVWSASPPLQTLLMPRSPLASLPSRCWGLGPSQALRRSHPLSTQSEPCRSSLSRRNHEAKQKRQREKQMALEAGITPKGKAPAGSSKAWTPKEVVLYEVPTEPGEKKDVYRLLPPAYSPRYVEAAWYSWWVREGFFKPEYQTRLPQATGETFSMCIPPPNVTGSLHIGHALTVAIQDALVRWHRMRGDQVLWIPGSDHAGIATQAVVEKQLWKERGMRRHELSREKFLREVWKWKDEKGGEISEQLQALGASLDWDRECFTMDAGFSVAVTEAFVRLYEAGLLYRSQQLVNWSCTLRSAISDIEVESRPLPGHTELQLPGCPTPVSFGLLVSVAFPVDGEPDAEVVVGTTRPETLPGDVAVAVHPDDSRYTHLHGRQLRHPLTGQLLPLITDSTVQPHVGTGAVKVTPAHSPADAELGARHGLSPLSVIAEDGTMTSLCGDWLQGLHRFVAREKIISALRERGLFRGLQNHPMVLPICSRSGDVIEYLLKSQWFVRCREMGDRAAQMQVRCRKGSSNGLSVQAVESGALELSPSFHQKNWQHWFSHIGDWCVSRQLWWGHRIPAYLVVEEHMKGDGEDCWVVGRTETEARKIAAELTGRSEAELTLQRDPDVLDTWFSSALFPFAALGWPQETPDLARFYPLSLLETGSDLLLFWVGRMVMLGTQLTGQLPFTKVLLHSMVRDGQGRKMSKSLGNVLDPRDIISGVELQVLQEKLKDGNLDSTELAIAAAAQLCRHLPPLLSLWLQRKDFPHGIPECGTDALRFALCSHRALGGDVHLSVSEVLSSRHFCNKIWNALRFILNALGEGFVPQPAEELSPSSPTDAWILSRLAHTAQECERAFLARELPLITHALHHFWLHSLCDVYLEAVKPVLSHSPHPQGPPQVLFSCADVGLRLLAPLMPFLAEELWQRLPPRPGSNSAPSISVAPYPTTHSLEHWRQPALEQHFSQVQEAVQVLRALRATYQLTKARPRVLLQSSEPGELSLFKPFLEPLATLGHCGAVGLLPPGVAAPSGWAQAPLSDTIQVYMELQGLVDPQAHLALLAARRRKLQKQLDGLMAWTPSGGEEETKRQQRLSSLQLELSKLDKAASHLRQLTDACPSPKEL; from the exons ATGCTGCGGGTCTGGAGCGCCTCTCCGCCTTTGCAGACACTCCTGATGCCTCGTTCGCCCTTGGCCTCGCTTCCATCACGGTGCTGGGGGCTCGGGCCCTCTCAGGCCCTCCGCAGGTCCCACCCTCTCTCTACCCAGTCAGAGCCGTGCCGGTCCTCCCTCTCCCGGAGGAACCATGAAGCCAAACAGAAGCGCCAGCGGGAGAAGCAGATGGCGCTGGAGGCTGGGATCACCCCGAAGGGCAAG GCACCTGCAGGATCCAGTAAGGCCTGGACTCCTAAGGAGGTAGTGTTGTATGAAGTCCCCACGGAACCGGGTGAAAAGAAAG ATGTGTAccgcctcctgcctcctgcatACAGTCCTCGCTACGTTGAGGCGGCCTGGTACTCCTGGTGGGTGCGAGAGGGCTTCTTCAAACCGGAGTATCAG ACCAGGCTGCCCCAGGCCACAGGGGAGACGTTTTCCATGTGTATCCCACCTCCCAATGTCACTGGCTCCCTACATATCGGTCATGCACTGACAGTAGCCATACAGGATGCCCTGGTGCGCTG GCACCGGATGCGTGGGGATCAGGTGCTATGGATCCCTGGCTCAGATCATGCAGGAATTGCTACACAA GCTGTGGTGGAGAAGCAACTGTGGAAGGAGCGAGGAATGAGGAGACATGAACTGAGCCGGGAAAAATTCCTTAGGGAGGTGTGGAAGTGGAAGGACGA GAAAGGTGGAGAGATCAGTGAGCAGCTCCAAGCTCTGGGGGCCTCCCTGGACTGGGACCGAGAGTGCTTCACTATGGATGCT GGCTTCTCAGTGGCCGTGACCGAAGCTTTTGTGCGACTCTACGAGGCAGGATTGTTGTACCGGAGCCAGCAGCTTGTCAACTGGTCCTGCACTTTAAGATCAGCCATCTCGGATATTGAg GTGGAGAGCCGGCCCCTGCCTGGCCACACGGAGCTTCAACTGCCTGGCTGCCCCACTCCTGTGTCTTTTGGCCTCCTTGTGTCTGTGGCCTTCCCTGTGGATGGAGAGCCTG ATGCAGAGGTCGTGGTAGGAACTACAAGGCCAGAGACGTTGCCTGGAGACGTTGCTGTGGCTGTTCATCCCGACGACTCCCGATACACA CACCTGCATGGGCGACAGCTTCGTCACCCCTTGACTGGGCAGCTTCTCCCCCTCATCACAGACTCCACTGTTCAGCCACATGTGGGCACAG GGGCAGTGAAGGTGACTCCAGCGCATAGCCCTGCTGATGCTGAGCTGGGGGCCCGACACGGCTTGAGCCCTCTGAGTGTCATCGCGGAGGATGGCACCATGACCTCTCTCTGTGGGGACTGGCTacag GGTCTTCACCGATTTGTGGCCCGGGAAAAAATTATATCTGCGCTGCGGGAGCGGGGCCTGTTCCGGGGCCTCCAGAACCACCCCATGGTGCTTCCTATTTGCAG cCGTTCTGGGGACGTGATAGAATATCTACTGAAGAGCCAGTGGTTTGTCCGCTGCCGGGAGATGGGGGACCGAGCTGCCCAG ATGCAAGTGAGGTGCAGGAAGGGAAGCTCTAACGGCCTTTCTGTTCAGGCCGTGGAGTCAGGGGCTCTGGAGCTCAGTCCATCCTTCCACCAGAAGAACTGGCAGCACTGGTTTTCCCACATCGG GGACTGGTGTGTCTCCCGGCAGCTGTGGTGGGGCCATCGGATTCCCGCCTACCTGGTTGTAGAGGAGCACATGAAG GGTGATGGAGAAGACTGTTGGGTGGTTGGGCGGACAGAGACCGAGGCCAGAAAAATAGCTGCAGAACTGACTGGGAGATCAGAGGCAGAGCTGACCCTGCAGAGGG ATCCTGATGTCCTGGACACATGGTTCTCTTCggctcttttcccctttgctgcCTTGGGCTGGCCCCAAGAG ACCCCAGACCTTGCTCGTTTCTACCCCCTGTCACTTTTGGAAACAGGCAGTGATCTCCTGTTGTTCTGGGTGGGCCGCATGGTCATGTTGGGGACACAGCTCACAGGGCAGCTCCCCTTCACCAAG GTGCTTCTTCATTCCATGGTTCGGGACGGGCAGGGCCGGAAGATGAGCAAGTCCCTGGGGAATGTATTGGACCCACGAGACATCATCAGTGGGGTGGAACTGCAG GTGCTGCAGGAAAAGCTGAAGGACGGGAACTTGGACTCCACAGAGCTGGCGATTGCGGCTGCGGCACAG CTGTGTAGGCATCTGCCACCCCTCTTATCCCTCTGGTTGCAGAGGAAGGACTTCCCTCATGGGATCCCTGAGTGTGGGACAGATGCCCTGCGATTTGCCCTGTGCTCCCACAGGGCCTTGG GGGGCGATGTACACTTGTCCGTCTCTGAGGTCTTGAGTTCCCGGCATTTCTGCAACAAAATCTGGAATGCCCTGCGTTTTATCCTCAATGCCTTAGGAGAGGGATTTGTACCGCAGCCTGCAGAGGAG CTATCCCCCTCATCCCCCACGGACGCCTGGATCCTGAGCCGTCTGGCCCACACTGCCCAGGAGTGTGAGCGAGCCTTCCTTGCTCGGGAGCTGCCACTCATCACCCATGCCCTCCACCACTTCTGGCTCCACAGCCTCTGTGATGTCTACTTG GAAGCTGTGAAGCCAGTGCTTTCGCACTCGCCCCATCCCCAAGGCCCGCCTCAGGTCCTGTTCTCCTGCGCTGATGTGGGTCTCCGCCTCCTCGCCCCACTGATGCCCTTCCTGGCTGAAGAGCTCTGGCAGAGGCTGCCACCCAGGCCTGGCAGCAACTCTGCCCCTAGCATCTCTGTTGCTCCCTACCCCACCACCCATAGCTTG GAGCACTGGCGCCAGCCTGCGCTGGAACAACACTTCTCTCAGGTCCAGGAGGCTGTGCAGGTACTGAGGGCCCTCCGAGCCACGTACCAGCTCACCAAGGCCCGGCCCCGAG TACTGCTGCAGAGCTCAGAGCCTGGAGAGCTGAGCCTCTTCAAGCCCTTCCTGGAGCCCTTGGCCACACTGGGCCACTGTGGGGCCGTGGGCCTGTTACCCCCAGGTGTAGCGGCACCCTCCGGCTGGGCTCAGGCCCCCCTCAGTGACACCATTCAGGTGTACATGGAGCTACAG GGCCTGGTGGACCCCCAGGCCCATCTGGCTCTGCTAGCTGCCCGAAGACGCAAGTTGCAGAAGCAGCTGGATGGCCTCATGGCCTGGACCCCatcagggggagaggaagagactaAGAGGCAGCAGAGG CTTTCTTCCCTCCAGCTGGAGTTGTCAAAGCTGGACAAGGCAGCCTCTCACCTCCGGCAGCTGACGGATGCATGTCCCAGCCCCAAGGAGCTCTGA